The genomic stretch taaaaatacaaaattcaaaGGACCCACGTATGATATTTGCCACCTATGGAATAAGGTCATTGCCAACTGTCATTTCCCCCACAAAAGTTTTGttccttttatatccttgtaGATTCCCATATAATTACAACCATCACACCTAACTTTTTAGAAACCAGGTACATATAGTATTGTGAATTTACACTTATATCCTTGAAATTATGTTTATAAGTTTTTTATTCTTAAAAAGGTGTTTTTAATTCagagtttaattaaaaataaataaatttaaatacaaattattttagTTAGAATTTGAATACAAGTATTTCCAAATCATTTatctttaaaattatatttggATTGATAGTACACAACGGAATAGAGTAGAATGAAATATAACGGAGTGGAATGGGAcgcaataaaatatatatttttactccattattcaagtattttattaaaattgtctCTTTCTATTGCATGGTAAAATGTTTATTTCTATTGCATGGTTGCCTGAATGTAAAATTAAGATTAGATGATTAAGATGACATGATTGTTAAAAGGTAAAATTGTTTTAGGTCGTTCGCTAAATTCATCATAGAAGGCCTAACAACAAACATTGCATGGAAAGATGCCTGGAACATGTGGGATCTTACTATAACCAATGACACGTTATTTTGGCCTCTGCCGTATTTCCTACTTTTAGATATGATTGGACGGTATTCCACATGAGACACTATATTCCACGAGAATAGGTTTAATAATTTGCACTATATAAAGTCGTCAACACGTGTCATTTATTAATTCTTCCTTTCATACACACAAtactttcttttttattctttgaCTTTAAGTGTTAGAGTGCTAATTTTATAGATTATCGTATCAAAAATTCACTCCACCATATTAGAACTCCATTTCATTTGATCTTTATCCATTTCAAATTATTTCAGTTcgtaaaaaataatattgaatttgaaaaagttAAGTCCAATCTCTTGTATTATAGGTTTTGATCAAACAACTAAAATTACATAACTGTGAATGCATGGAGAATAATCCTAACCTAACCTCATAGAATCCATGTCATATCTTTGACAAGTCATAGTAGTTGCATGGAGGGTGACAGGATAGGGCATTAAAGTAATTTCACCAACACAACATATTAACCTGTCGTCATGAATGGTCTAGCATGTAATTTAGTTGGAATTTAAAGGCCTATTTGGTTATACATTTGGAATTATGCATGTTGTATGTGCTGGAATGGTtcctacaaaaataaaaataaaaacattttatttatatgtatatgtatCTTTGTGGTACTTATTTTGAAGAGACAAGTGCCTTTAATTGTTGAGTTAGACTTTGATAGTTATAAGAGCTTAAGGTTATCAACCACTtgagagaaacagagagaaataTTTTGAAGCAAAAAAAATGGGTTACTGGAAAACAAAAGTTCTTCCTAAACTCAAGAAggtttttgagaaaaatggtaCTAAAAAAGCTGCTGCAGCTGAGGCCTCTAAATCCTTTGATGAATCAAAGGTTTGGTTTCTTAACTTTAAAACTTTCATATACAAATTTTATGTGTTTTTATGTCTTTGGTTCTTATATATGTGATGTTGTTTGGTGTTTTGTGTAGGAGGGAATCAATACTGAGTTTGAGGAAAAGAAAACTGAACTTCAAACTAAAGTTCTTGCAGTATATGAGGCTTCTTCAACTGAAATTAAGGTAAGATTATATAAATATAACTATACATATAtgtatacatacacatatagatacACATATATGATACATGATCTCGCAGGGCGTGATCAAAGAACGAGATGAAGCAGGGCTAAAGAAGAACTCAACAGAAGTTCAGAAATTCATAGATGAACTTGTTAAAATTGGTAAACTATCTCTAAATTTCtatctatatattttttttttgtctggGAGACGAAGTGATAATAACTGATAGAAACTCATTCATACAACTGTAAGTATCAGCGTTCGAACTCTGGTAATGATATTTAACCTAGAGCCAGTTGAGTTTGAATTCGCGAAAATTTTCATCAATTTTATTGGCTTGAAAGTTAGTTACTACTTGGATCTTTGTTGTTTTAGAAGAAAATTATATTGAtagaatttatatatatatatatttcagatTTTCCTGGATCAAAAGCAGTATCTGAAGCATCTTCGAAATTCGGACCAGCCTTAGTTTCAGgtcctgttttctttgtttttgagaaaGTATCAACTTTCATAGTGACAGAGGAAAAAACTGAAGAAGCACCTAAAACAGAAGAGGAAACAAGTGGTGTAAAAGATAGGGAAATTGTGGTTGAAGAAGggaaaaaagaagaaacaagTGAATCTGCAGCAGAGAAGGCTGAGGAAAAGGCTAAGGCTGCAAATGACACTCTTCCTCCTCCTCCGCCGGAAGTGGCGGAGAAACAGGAAGAGAAACCGGTTGAACCAACCGCAGTTGAAACAGCTgcggttgaaaaagaaaaagaagatccACCAAAGGCTTGaaaaattgttgatgaattgaagATCATGAATATGTTGTATATGTGTAATAGTTTGCATATACTCTCAAAAAATGTTACATAGCAATCTCTTATTCTTTGATATATGTGTAATTGAATTTGCTTTGCTTAGTTTGATGCATGTGAATGTGTATTGTGAATCTCattttgtaattttcattttttttttcattttaatgtcAAAGAATTGTGACTTTGGATTGGATCAATTTGTTCTTTTAATCATTTATGTTTGCTGTTCATTCAATCCATATGTTCTGTTTTTATGCCTTATGTTATGTTTGTGGAAATGATTTCGATCGGCGCAGGTGTCACAAATGTTGATTGTAGTTGTCACGGTAatcacaatttattttttaatatagaaaACAAAGATAATAGTATTAATATTGATATCTCTCAAAACCGTTTTGTTATTGTCGTTTTTACGGTCACGGACCGTAAAACCATTTTGTTACGACCGTTTTGGGGTCGTAGACCGTTTTTTAAGACGTGGTTCATTTGGCAAGAAATTTATATTCAGGGACCATATAGgaacttaaatatttattttgttagaGATATTATTGGTGCTAAAATAAGAGGATtagattattttttatgaaatactGAAGTTGCAAGTAAGCAGATGAATTATTATTTATTGAAATTATTATCAAGtctctctcatcattgcatatcaATCTTAGA from Vicia villosa cultivar HV-30 ecotype Madison, WI linkage group LG4, Vvil1.0, whole genome shotgun sequence encodes the following:
- the LOC131595166 gene encoding plasma membrane-associated cation-binding protein 1, producing the protein MGYWKTKVLPKLKKVFEKNGTKKAAAAEASKSFDESKEGINTEFEEKKTELQTKVLAVYEASSTEIKGVIKERDEAGLKKNSTEVQKFIDELVKIDFPGSKAVSEASSKFGPALVSGPVFFVFEKVSTFIVTEEKTEEAPKTEEETSGVKDREIVVEEGKKEETSESAAEKAEEKAKAANDTLPPPPPEVAEKQEEKPVEPTAVETAAVEKEKEDPPKA